The following are encoded in a window of Sutcliffiella horikoshii genomic DNA:
- a CDS encoding ABC transporter ATP-binding protein, translating into MKNVIEVESLSRIYKMKGEKKTALNQVNFEVREGEVFGLLGPNGAGKTTTIKILTTLLLPSTGSVKVLGYDVVKESSEIRDKINFVYGGERGVYGRLTAKEYMHYFCTLYKIPNKDQSQQISQLLELVGLTDATNQKIHTYSKGMVQRLHIARCLINDPKIIFLDEPTIGLDPIGARLLRDIVKELAQKGITIILTTHYMQEADELCDRIAFIKNGEISMIGEPTHIKESCNHLKLFEATMQVYDTDKLKEDKFLQQVEVTEIKAPYYSVMFQVEEEEARLDQLKEYLAKYGDVIKLERREISLEDAYVHHMKDVG; encoded by the coding sequence ATGAAAAATGTAATTGAGGTTGAGAGTTTGTCAAGAATATACAAAATGAAGGGTGAAAAAAAGACGGCACTTAATCAAGTGAACTTCGAGGTCAGGGAAGGAGAAGTATTTGGACTTCTTGGACCGAATGGAGCAGGAAAAACCACCACGATAAAAATTTTGACAACGTTGCTTTTACCATCAACAGGAAGCGTCAAAGTACTCGGGTACGATGTGGTAAAAGAAAGCAGTGAAATTAGAGACAAAATTAATTTTGTCTACGGAGGAGAGCGGGGAGTTTACGGGCGACTTACAGCAAAAGAGTATATGCACTATTTTTGCACCTTATATAAGATCCCTAACAAAGATCAATCCCAACAGATTTCCCAGTTACTTGAATTAGTAGGGTTAACAGATGCAACAAACCAGAAGATACATACATATTCTAAAGGAATGGTACAACGACTACATATTGCACGATGCTTGATCAATGATCCGAAAATCATCTTCCTTGATGAACCGACAATCGGACTCGATCCAATTGGAGCAAGACTTCTCCGCGATATTGTGAAAGAACTTGCCCAAAAAGGTATTACCATCATTTTAACGACGCACTACATGCAGGAAGCGGATGAGCTGTGTGATCGAATTGCTTTTATTAAAAATGGAGAAATCAGTATGATTGGGGAACCGACACATATAAAAGAGAGTTGCAACCATCTAAAGTTGTTTGAAGCTACGATGCAAGTCTATGATACTGACAAACTAAAAGAGGATAAGTTCCTACAACAGGTAGAAGTGACAGAAATTAAAGCACCTTATTACTCTGTTATGTTTCAGGTGGAAGAGGAAGAAGCCCGTTTGGATCAATTGAAAGAATATCTCGCAAAGTATGGCGATGTCATTAAGCTTGAACGACGTGAGATATCGTTAGAAGATGCGTATGTTCACCACATGAAGGATG
- the nikB gene encoding nickel ABC transporter permease — translation MRQAVSIISSRLFQLIIIVLILSFATFILMKITPGDPVRALLKVDDVISTTEDKERVMEEYGFDKPILVQYVQWLWNVAQLDLGESIISKRPVLEIILDKLPATVALSVGGVIALFVIAVPLGVIGAVYEGKWPDYISRWFAILGASIPSFWLGLLLIYFFSLKWNLLPVMGKGTLAHFVLPSITLGIAMAPLYIKLLRERLVSTLQSTYIESAYARGLGRGRILLFHALRGSLIPLVTMFGLSIGSLLGGITVIEILFSWPGMGEMIVQAVMQRDYPLIQGYIMVVGVLVVMTNLIVDLLYLLIDPQIRHGREIS, via the coding sequence ATGCGACAGGCTGTTTCTATTATCAGCTCAAGATTGTTTCAATTGATAATTATAGTTTTGATACTTTCCTTCGCAACATTTATCCTGATGAAAATAACCCCAGGAGATCCGGTCAGGGCATTATTGAAAGTGGATGATGTTATATCCACCACAGAGGATAAGGAAAGGGTCATGGAGGAATATGGATTTGATAAGCCGATTTTAGTTCAATATGTTCAATGGCTATGGAATGTAGCACAATTGGATTTAGGAGAATCTATTATCTCTAAACGGCCAGTTTTGGAAATCATTTTGGATAAACTTCCAGCGACCGTTGCCTTATCCGTAGGAGGGGTGATTGCTCTATTCGTTATAGCCGTTCCACTTGGTGTAATAGGGGCAGTATATGAAGGGAAGTGGCCAGATTATATCAGCAGATGGTTTGCTATACTCGGTGCGTCCATTCCTAGCTTTTGGCTTGGGTTACTACTCATCTACTTTTTTTCATTAAAATGGAACTTGCTGCCTGTTATGGGAAAAGGGACACTTGCCCACTTTGTCCTGCCTTCTATCACTCTGGGGATCGCCATGGCGCCTTTATATATAAAATTACTGAGGGAAAGACTCGTTTCTACCTTGCAAAGTACATATATTGAATCAGCTTATGCCCGGGGATTAGGAAGGGGAAGGATCCTTTTATTTCATGCTTTGCGCGGAAGCCTCATTCCGCTTGTGACAATGTTTGGGTTGAGTATTGGCAGTCTTCTCGGAGGGATCACCGTAATTGAGATACTATTCTCCTGGCCGGGTATGGGAGAAATGATTGTACAAGCAGTGATGCAACGAGATTATCCGTTAATTCAAGGATACATTATGGTGGTAGGTGTCCTAGTGGTCATGACCAATTTAATTGTAGATTTGCTCTATTTGCTCATCGATCCACAGATTAGGCATGGAAGGGAGATAAGTTAA
- a CDS encoding DUF2552 family protein, with the protein MSNGGKINSLKNVAQSKTWASFLNHNHPYSLLHWSIGGINHEDKDVWLLQDEVTFEVQEFENLDVAVEWISENMDGITDVLG; encoded by the coding sequence ATGAGCAATGGGGGCAAAATCAACTCATTGAAAAATGTGGCCCAATCGAAAACTTGGGCTTCATTTTTAAATCATAATCACCCATACAGCTTGTTGCACTGGTCGATTGGTGGCATTAATCATGAAGATAAAGATGTTTGGCTGCTTCAGGATGAAGTAACATTTGAGGTTCAGGAGTTTGAGAACTTGGATGTTGCTGTTGAATGGATCTCGGAAAATATGGACGGGATTACGGATGTGTTAGGCTGA
- a CDS encoding iron-sulfur cluster biosynthesis family protein translates to MKVTFTEKATERVKAKLENQEGKWLKLKYDTDGCGCVVSGVSALWITPEKDDDDVELETNIGPLLMEKSKLLFFDEDMTVDFVESANCYMLKCPSQILNPRMSLLVVEGAK, encoded by the coding sequence GTGAAAGTAACGTTCACAGAGAAAGCAACAGAAAGAGTAAAAGCAAAGCTTGAAAACCAAGAAGGAAAATGGTTAAAGCTAAAATATGATACAGATGGATGTGGATGCGTCGTCAGCGGAGTTTCCGCACTATGGATCACACCGGAAAAAGACGATGACGATGTGGAGCTAGAAACAAACATAGGACCATTATTAATGGAAAAATCAAAGCTTCTCTTTTTTGATGAAGACATGACAGTTGATTTTGTGGAAAGTGCTAACTGCTATATGTTGAAATGTCCAAGCCAAATTTTAAATCCACGAATGAGTTTATTGGTAGTGGAGGGAGCGAAATGA
- a CDS encoding HAD family hydrolase, producing the protein MDSIIFDLDGTLWDSSETVLVAWNEILNNDDKIEKELTREDFKATMGLQMHEIEKILFPDIEEKYRTQLSNKCCEAERVLLEQKGGQLYEQLEEVLESLSQKYKLFIVSNCQEGYIEAFYKYHQLETHFLDYENPGRTGLSKGENIKLIIERNQLKSPVYVGDTLGDQQAAEVAGIPFVYASYGFGEVEEYDYIIHSLRDLQTIF; encoded by the coding sequence ATGGACAGCATTATTTTTGATTTAGACGGTACGTTATGGGATTCAAGCGAAACAGTACTGGTGGCTTGGAATGAGATTCTGAATAATGATGATAAGATCGAGAAAGAGTTAACAAGGGAGGATTTCAAAGCTACCATGGGGTTGCAAATGCATGAAATAGAAAAGATTCTCTTTCCAGATATAGAAGAAAAGTATCGTACTCAATTGTCGAACAAATGTTGTGAAGCGGAGAGAGTGCTTCTAGAGCAAAAAGGCGGTCAACTCTACGAACAATTAGAAGAAGTGTTAGAGAGCTTATCTCAAAAATACAAGCTTTTTATTGTGAGTAATTGCCAAGAAGGATACATAGAGGCTTTTTATAAATACCATCAATTGGAGACACATTTTCTGGACTATGAGAATCCAGGTAGAACAGGACTTTCAAAAGGTGAAAATATAAAATTAATCATAGAGCGCAATCAACTTAAAAGCCCTGTTTATGTGGGGGATACGCTTGGAGATCAGCAAGCGGCGGAAGTAGCGGGTATTCCTTTTGTCTATGCTAGTTATGGATTTGGAGAAGTGGAAGAATACGATTATATCATTCATTCACTACGTGATCTTCAAACAATATTTTAG
- a CDS encoding DMT family transporter: MNKGILLAVTSSLTFSIMNVFVKAASETIPVSEIVFFRSIIGAFLIFLLMRKEKVSFSKKGVPMLVLRGALGSLYLVAYFFTIAHIPLGDASILAHLSPFFAIMLSGYFLKEKMNRNMVMLFPLFIVGAILLINPFSYNSYTVYALVGVLSAFLAACAATSIRYLSTRHHKYEIVFYFLASGTLVSLPLMWNEFVWPTPLGWFYLLCIGVVSLIGQLVLTSAFTHENIMVVEVVRYIGIFFNVMWGFVFWGETLGVLSFVGGALIIGASIALSKQKMPEAKIKPSLVRLNR; encoded by the coding sequence TTGAACAAAGGGATCCTACTTGCCGTTACATCATCATTAACATTTAGCATCATGAATGTTTTTGTAAAAGCTGCAAGTGAAACCATTCCAGTGTCTGAAATAGTATTTTTTCGTAGCATTATTGGAGCTTTTCTTATTTTTCTCCTTATGCGAAAAGAAAAAGTGTCGTTTTCTAAAAAAGGTGTTCCGATGCTAGTGTTACGGGGAGCCCTTGGATCCCTTTATCTGGTGGCTTATTTTTTTACCATTGCTCACATACCACTTGGGGATGCAAGCATTCTCGCGCATTTATCGCCCTTCTTTGCCATCATGCTTTCCGGCTATTTTCTAAAAGAGAAAATGAACAGGAATATGGTTATGTTGTTTCCTCTGTTCATTGTGGGCGCGATTCTTTTGATAAACCCGTTTAGTTATAATTCGTACACGGTTTATGCACTGGTCGGTGTTCTTAGCGCTTTTTTAGCGGCATGTGCAGCCACCTCGATTCGGTATTTAAGCACAAGACATCATAAATATGAGATTGTTTTTTATTTTCTGGCATCAGGTACACTTGTTTCTCTCCCTCTAATGTGGAATGAGTTTGTGTGGCCGACGCCTCTTGGATGGTTCTACCTACTCTGTATCGGAGTGGTGTCACTGATAGGACAGTTAGTGTTAACGAGTGCATTTACACATGAAAATATCATGGTAGTGGAGGTCGTTCGATACATAGGAATTTTCTTTAATGTAATGTGGGGATTTGTTTTTTGGGGAGAGACTTTAGGAGTCCTCTCATTTGTTGGCGGTGCATTAATCATTGGCGCATCTATTGCGCTTTCCAAACAGAAAATGCCTGAAGCTAAAATCAAACCGAGCCTTGTTAGGCTGAATAGGTAA
- a CDS encoding SPL family radical SAM protein, translating into MRVEVTEKTPQKLLTKASGFLKGYTHTLNPYIGCAFGCSYCYVRQSPVGLFRKQEWGTWVDVKKDVKEKLAKEMRLLRKKEQPISIFMSSSTDPYQPVEHKEEVTRTQLEVMAEEPPDFLFVQTRSPLVTRDIDILKKLGDRVMVSITIETDLEEVRKRFSPSAPPIPARLKALKILHKEGIPTQVAIAPALPFSEEFALKLKGIVDRVCVDDFTGDGSGGKRTARLGVYEKYETEEKAKWVEGNVQQEVFEVMRTVFPEEQVIQSPDGFFPPKV; encoded by the coding sequence ATGAGAGTGGAAGTGACGGAAAAGACCCCACAAAAACTTTTGACGAAAGCGAGTGGGTTTCTAAAAGGCTATACCCACACCCTCAACCCTTATATCGGCTGCGCTTTTGGTTGTTCCTATTGTTATGTGAGACAAAGCCCGGTTGGTTTGTTCCGCAAACAGGAATGGGGCACATGGGTGGATGTGAAAAAGGATGTAAAAGAAAAGCTCGCCAAAGAAATGAGACTTTTAAGGAAAAAAGAGCAGCCCATCAGCATTTTCATGTCATCCAGTACCGATCCTTATCAACCGGTGGAACACAAGGAAGAAGTTACCCGAACACAATTAGAAGTAATGGCAGAAGAGCCACCTGACTTTCTTTTTGTTCAAACAAGAAGCCCACTTGTGACAAGAGACATCGACATTCTAAAGAAATTGGGAGACCGCGTGATGGTAAGCATCACAATAGAAACCGATCTAGAAGAGGTACGCAAAAGGTTTTCACCCTCAGCTCCACCGATACCTGCAAGACTTAAAGCATTAAAAATATTGCATAAAGAGGGAATTCCAACCCAAGTGGCTATTGCACCAGCCTTGCCGTTTTCCGAAGAATTTGCGTTAAAACTAAAAGGGATAGTGGACAGGGTATGTGTGGATGATTTTACAGGGGACGGAAGTGGAGGCAAGCGGACGGCCCGGTTAGGTGTATATGAGAAATATGAAACGGAAGAAAAGGCGAAGTGGGTGGAAGGAAATGTGCAACAGGAGGTTTTTGAGGTAATGCGAACGGTATTTCCTGAAGAACAAGTTATCCAGAGTCCGGATGGCTTCTTTCCACCCAAAGTATAG
- a CDS encoding MATE family efflux transporter, which produces MNIVVSKEKVSFSNKQYVGLAFPLIIAGITTPLIGAVDTAVVGSLPDPSSIGGVAIGAVIFNTMYWLLGFLRVSTSGFTAQAQGSHNINETKLTLLRPIIIAMIFGLLFIIFQKPILHIALNVIGGSDAVSSFASTYFSIRVWGAPFILMSYVFIGWLIGMGKVQLSLATQLIMNLMNIVLSIVFVLVFELGVAGVGYATLISEISAVLFGGFIIAKHNTVGFLSVKLREILDPEPLLKMVKVNRDLFLRTICLLIMTGIFTSKGAGMGEVTLAANSILLQIHYIMAYLIGGFANASSILTGRALGSKDLFLFNRAVNLSAVWGLGTAVTLAVLMLLFGDSIVGLFTNIATVRDMAIDNLVWMVIFPFVGFWGLQLEGIFSGVTDAKSIRNSIFLALLLFLLVIWLLVPMFENQGIWLAFVVFSLGRSIFLFLYLPKLQRLHYS; this is translated from the coding sequence ATGAATATAGTAGTATCTAAAGAGAAAGTATCCTTTAGTAACAAGCAGTATGTGGGACTGGCATTTCCCCTCATTATTGCTGGAATTACCACGCCGCTAATCGGAGCGGTCGATACTGCGGTTGTTGGGAGTCTGCCTGATCCATCTTCCATAGGTGGAGTGGCAATTGGTGCTGTCATTTTCAATACAATGTACTGGCTACTTGGATTTTTAAGAGTAAGTACAAGCGGCTTTACTGCACAGGCACAAGGTTCACATAATATTAATGAAACCAAATTAACCTTACTAAGGCCGATAATTATCGCAATGATTTTTGGCTTGCTTTTTATCATTTTTCAAAAGCCGATTTTACATATTGCATTAAATGTAATAGGAGGGAGCGATGCGGTATCTTCCTTTGCCTCCACCTATTTTTCCATTCGCGTTTGGGGTGCCCCGTTTATCTTAATGAGCTATGTGTTTATTGGGTGGTTAATCGGAATGGGAAAAGTACAGCTATCACTTGCAACCCAATTGATTATGAATCTAATGAACATAGTCCTAAGTATTGTTTTTGTATTAGTGTTTGAACTAGGGGTAGCCGGTGTAGGCTATGCGACACTTATCTCTGAAATAAGTGCTGTTCTCTTTGGTGGATTTATCATTGCCAAACATAACACAGTGGGGTTCCTTAGTGTGAAGCTTCGAGAGATCCTAGATCCAGAACCTTTGTTGAAGATGGTAAAAGTAAATAGAGACCTCTTTTTAAGAACGATATGTTTGTTGATTATGACCGGGATTTTTACATCCAAGGGTGCCGGTATGGGAGAGGTGACACTTGCTGCCAATTCCATTTTGCTACAAATTCATTATATAATGGCTTATTTAATTGGTGGATTTGCAAATGCATCCAGTATTTTGACGGGAAGGGCGTTAGGAAGCAAAGATTTATTCCTATTTAATAGAGCTGTAAATTTGTCTGCAGTATGGGGGTTAGGAACTGCTGTTACACTGGCTGTCCTCATGTTGCTATTTGGAGATAGTATTGTCGGATTGTTTACAAATATAGCTACGGTAAGAGATATGGCAATTGACAACTTGGTGTGGATGGTGATATTCCCTTTTGTGGGCTTTTGGGGTTTGCAACTAGAAGGGATATTTTCAGGGGTGACAGACGCCAAGTCTATTAGAAACTCTATTTTTCTTGCACTACTTCTATTTTTATTAGTCATATGGTTATTGGTACCTATGTTTGAAAACCAGGGTATCTGGCTTGCTTTTGTTGTATTCAGTCTGGGACGTTCTATTTTTTTGTTCCTTTACCTTCCAAAACTCCAGCGACTCCATTATTCATAA
- a CDS encoding CDGSH iron-sulfur domain-containing protein: protein MSKVTIKVMDNGGFRVTGDVELVDAEGNKFEDKPAFTLCRCGLSKKLPYCDASHKGNFESCVRAAQVLND, encoded by the coding sequence ATGTCAAAAGTAACAATTAAAGTGATGGATAACGGAGGGTTCCGTGTAACAGGTGATGTAGAGTTAGTTGATGCAGAGGGAAACAAGTTTGAGGACAAGCCGGCGTTTACTTTGTGCCGTTGCGGCCTATCTAAAAAGCTTCCTTATTGTGATGCTTCACATAAAGGCAATTTCGAGTCCTGTGTGCGGGCTGCCCAAGTACTGAACGACTAA
- a CDS encoding ABC transporter ATP-binding protein, translating into MSEPLLTIEDLVVKKNKESKAIISRLNLQVASGEMIGLIGESGCGKSMTARAILNLLPGQMNAKGKILYGNRNLLSLSRQEHRKLLGKEIGIIFQDYRGSFTPFIRVGKQMVETIRAHSPLSKKEAKAVTLDVLAEMGLEAERVYKSYSFQLSGGQVQRAAIAMSLALKPSLLICDEVTTALDVMSGEKVLDYIEKMRKETGCAVLLITHDLTQAYKRTDRIYVMEQGEIVESGTPEVIRCNHQHPFTKKLCGCVLALPGEGSGVQPTREKVIFI; encoded by the coding sequence ATGAGTGAACCTTTGCTTACTATTGAAGACTTAGTTGTAAAAAAAAACAAAGAGTCAAAAGCAATCATCAGTAGATTAAATCTCCAGGTCGCTAGTGGGGAAATGATTGGATTGATAGGCGAAAGTGGTTGTGGAAAAAGTATGACAGCTAGAGCGATTTTGAACCTGCTTCCAGGACAAATGAATGCAAAAGGAAAGATACTCTATGGAAATAGAAATCTATTAAGTCTGTCCCGCCAGGAGCACCGTAAGCTTCTTGGGAAGGAAATTGGTATTATTTTTCAAGACTACAGAGGGAGTTTCACCCCTTTTATCCGTGTAGGAAAGCAAATGGTTGAAACCATTCGGGCGCATAGTCCTCTATCAAAAAAAGAAGCAAAAGCTGTAACTTTAGATGTACTTGCCGAAATGGGACTAGAGGCGGAAAGAGTCTATAAAAGTTACTCTTTTCAATTAAGTGGAGGACAGGTGCAAAGGGCTGCTATAGCCATGTCCCTTGCGTTGAAACCCTCGTTACTTATTTGCGATGAAGTTACCACTGCCCTTGATGTCATGAGCGGGGAAAAGGTATTGGATTATATTGAAAAAATGAGAAAAGAGACGGGGTGTGCTGTTCTCCTGATCACACATGATCTTACCCAGGCTTACAAGCGGACGGACAGGATATATGTGATGGAACAAGGTGAGATTGTAGAAAGTGGAACTCCTGAAGTGATTCGCTGTAATCACCAGCACCCGTTTACGAAAAAATTATGCGGTTGTGTATTGGCTCTACCAGGAGAAGGAAGCGGGGTTCAGCCAACTAGAGAGAAGGTGATTTTTATATGA
- a CDS encoding ABC transporter ATP-binding protein has translation MSQLIVENLSIHYSKGVKALDNVSLAVNKGECVGIVGESGSGKSTLAKVLLGLQPYKEGYIAFEGNQIVPKKKEALREYRRQVQMVFQDANSTLNPKLPIWKSVLEPLDNFKEVQPSFLNREEASRKDLAKALLKMVGLDAHMLERFPVELSGGQKQRVSIARALSLEPGLLICDEPTASLDVTVQKQILQLLKGLQEKTEMTILFISHDIRAVTFLCNQIIVLKDGLVVDWFPLEELYHEDRHPYTKALIKAASF, from the coding sequence ATGAGTCAATTAATCGTAGAGAACCTTTCAATTCATTATTCCAAAGGAGTTAAAGCTCTGGACAATGTGTCGCTTGCTGTAAACAAAGGGGAGTGTGTGGGGATTGTAGGAGAAAGCGGTAGTGGTAAGAGTACGCTTGCGAAGGTACTGTTAGGTCTTCAACCTTATAAGGAAGGTTACATAGCATTTGAAGGGAATCAAATCGTGCCAAAAAAGAAAGAGGCATTGCGGGAGTACCGAAGACAAGTCCAGATGGTTTTCCAGGATGCTAACAGCACGCTTAATCCCAAACTTCCAATATGGAAAAGTGTTTTGGAACCATTAGATAATTTCAAGGAGGTTCAGCCCTCTTTTCTAAATAGAGAAGAGGCATCCCGCAAAGACTTAGCGAAGGCTCTTCTTAAAATGGTTGGTTTAGACGCGCATATGTTGGAGCGTTTTCCAGTCGAATTGAGTGGAGGGCAAAAGCAACGTGTCAGTATTGCCAGAGCACTAAGTCTAGAACCAGGCCTTTTAATTTGTGATGAACCTACGGCAAGCCTTGATGTTACCGTTCAAAAGCAGATTCTGCAGTTACTAAAAGGTCTTCAAGAAAAAACAGAAATGACGATACTTTTCATTTCGCACGACATAAGAGCTGTCACCTTCTTATGCAACCAGATAATTGTCTTAAAAGATGGGCTAGTGGTGGATTGGTTCCCGTTGGAAGAACTTTACCATGAAGATCGACATCCATATACGAAGGCGCTGATTAAGGCAGCTTCGTTTTAA
- the nikA gene encoding nickel ABC transporter substrate-binding protein: MKSKKSWVFSIFIVMLLIISGCSSGNEKEISKESTDKSVTMLFSFASKTMDPHQDWMGVRAGVAETLVRIDENLEIQPWLAEAWEKKDEKTWTFKIREGVTFHDGSPVDGEAVKASFERVLETNEAISSSLKIESMEADGQEITFVNTEEYPAFLSELVHTNTSIVKADAENMGEQPVATGPFKVTSFTSETEVNLERYEDYWDGVAKLDQVKIKFNSDGNVRALALQSGEADIAYHLPPESLEPIESNNKLRVESVPSLRVHFLLYNNANPALQDVDVRKALDLLVNRPVAVEEIMNGHATEAAGPFNPNFAFASETEPTSYDPEKAEELLKEAGYKKNADGKMERDGEVLTLKLATYPGRPELPLLAQYLQGEAASVGVNIEIVTIENIDSYLWEQQDEWDMVTYSNLTAPRGDGGYFLNVAYLPDGALNPGQINIPELNKLTQQLNTTADPEKRMELQKKAVNVIRKEVPHSFILHPHIIVGVNDRVKDWEPGSEEYYLITNKMDVK, translated from the coding sequence ATGAAATCAAAAAAATCATGGGTATTTTCCATTTTTATCGTCATGTTATTAATTATTTCAGGTTGCAGTAGTGGAAATGAAAAGGAAATATCAAAAGAATCCACTGATAAGTCTGTAACGATGCTATTCAGTTTTGCTTCTAAAACAATGGATCCGCATCAGGATTGGATGGGGGTCCGTGCTGGAGTGGCAGAAACATTGGTTAGAATTGACGAAAACCTGGAAATTCAACCTTGGCTGGCAGAAGCATGGGAGAAAAAAGATGAAAAAACTTGGACATTTAAGATTCGGGAAGGTGTCACCTTCCATGATGGGTCACCAGTGGATGGAGAAGCGGTAAAAGCTTCCTTTGAAAGGGTGCTGGAAACGAATGAAGCAATTTCATCTAGTTTGAAAATCGAGTCCATGGAAGCGGACGGACAGGAGATAACGTTCGTCAACACAGAGGAATATCCGGCCTTTCTTTCAGAGTTGGTACATACAAATACCTCCATCGTTAAAGCGGATGCTGAAAACATGGGGGAGCAACCGGTAGCGACTGGTCCGTTTAAGGTCACAAGTTTCACCTCAGAAACGGAAGTGAACTTAGAAAGATATGAGGATTATTGGGACGGAGTAGCAAAATTGGATCAAGTGAAAATCAAATTTAATTCAGATGGAAATGTTAGGGCGCTTGCTCTTCAATCAGGTGAAGCAGATATTGCCTATCATCTTCCTCCCGAGTCGCTAGAGCCAATTGAAAGCAACAACAAACTAAGGGTTGAGTCGGTACCAAGTCTTCGTGTTCACTTTCTACTCTATAACAATGCTAATCCTGCATTGCAGGATGTGGATGTGAGAAAAGCATTGGACCTATTGGTGAACCGTCCAGTGGCAGTGGAGGAAATAATGAATGGTCACGCAACAGAGGCGGCAGGCCCATTTAATCCTAACTTTGCCTTTGCGAGTGAAACGGAACCAACAAGTTATGACCCTGAAAAGGCAGAAGAGCTATTGAAAGAGGCAGGCTATAAAAAGAACGCGGACGGCAAGATGGAAAGAGACGGTGAGGTGCTTACTCTTAAACTTGCGACGTATCCAGGAAGACCTGAGCTTCCTTTGCTTGCTCAGTACCTACAGGGTGAAGCTGCATCTGTCGGGGTGAATATAGAAATCGTCACCATTGAAAACATTGATAGTTATTTATGGGAACAGCAAGATGAATGGGATATGGTGACATACTCTAACCTGACAGCTCCTCGTGGGGATGGCGGTTATTTCCTTAATGTTGCTTATCTACCGGATGGGGCGTTGAATCCTGGCCAAATTAATATTCCCGAATTAAATAAACTAACTCAACAACTAAACACCACAGCAGATCCGGAAAAGAGGATGGAGCTACAGAAGAAAGCGGTAAATGTCATTCGGAAGGAGGTTCCTCATTCCTTCATCTTGCACCCGCACATTATCGTAGGAGTAAATGATAGAGTGAAAGATTGGGAGCCCGGATCAGAGGAATATTACCTTATAACAAACAAGATGGATGTAAAATAA
- the nikC gene encoding nickel transporter permease, translating to MESMTIKWKNNSLLRNPNLVIGSIFAGLLAGVILFGSAMAPHDPFQIDMGNRLKEASSLHWLGTDQLGRDVFSRILYGAKLTIGLGLLAIFLAIVIGVPIGLISGYIGGKVDAVFMRMIDGILAFPDFILAIAIAGILGPNLSNIVLAIILVRWIMYARVVRSLVMAEKEKEYILVSKISHSSTWKTIRMHLLPQVLPEIIAMAAIDVGKVILMISALSYIGLGAQPPIPEWGAMLNEGRGYFQAVPSLMIYPGLAIMITVLTCNLLGDGLKDHFDIRKGSDNR from the coding sequence ATGGAAAGCATGACGATAAAATGGAAAAATAATAGTCTTCTTCGCAATCCTAATCTAGTAATTGGTTCCATTTTTGCAGGCCTTCTCGCTGGTGTCATTTTGTTTGGAAGTGCAATGGCTCCCCATGATCCCTTCCAAATAGATATGGGAAATAGGCTAAAAGAGGCTTCATCCCTCCATTGGCTTGGGACAGATCAATTGGGCAGAGATGTCTTTTCAAGAATTTTGTATGGAGCCAAGTTAACCATCGGACTTGGATTACTTGCGATATTCCTTGCAATTGTAATAGGCGTTCCAATCGGTCTTATCTCAGGTTACATAGGAGGAAAAGTAGATGCAGTTTTTATGAGAATGATAGATGGTATTTTGGCATTTCCCGATTTTATCCTGGCGATAGCCATTGCCGGCATATTGGGTCCGAATCTGTCCAATATTGTGCTCGCTATCATTTTAGTCAGGTGGATCATGTATGCGAGAGTGGTCCGAAGTCTAGTTATGGCAGAAAAGGAAAAAGAGTATATCCTTGTATCTAAGATTTCCCACTCAAGTACATGGAAAACCATTCGCATGCACCTTTTGCCACAAGTACTGCCGGAAATCATTGCGATGGCAGCCATTGATGTAGGTAAGGTGATACTCATGATTTCTGCCTTATCCTACATCGGACTAGGAGCACAACCGCCTATTCCCGAATGGGGAGCCATGTTGAATGAAGGGCGAGGATATTTTCAAGCAGTACCATCCCTAATGATTTATCCTGGTCTTGCCATCATGATAACTGTCTTAACATGCAATTTATTGGGAGATGGATTAAAAGATCATTTTGACATTAGAAAGGGCAGTGATAATCGATGA